The genomic region ACGGTGCTAAGCAGGTGGGAACCAACAGCTTCACCTCGCCTGACCTCACCATGCCGCTGGCCGAACCGGTGACCGCGCAGTACGTCATCATCTCGATCAAGAACCTGCCCAAGCTTGCTGCTCCGAAGACCCGCTTTGGTTACGGCCTGCGGCTCGCGGAGATCAAGGTCCAGTAGGGTCACTGCCGTTCAGCAGTCACGTTCCTCCCGGGCGTAACCGGCATGCCCTGGGGTCGCCGGAGGCGGTACCCTTGTGGAAAGTCCCGTGGCGGTGTGTCCGTGCAGGCACGGGCGTTCTCGCCTGCCTCCAAACACGTTTGGAATATTCCGCACTGCCAATCAGTTGTGCCATGTGGCCGGCCGGAAGGCTGGCGCATCGACAAAGGAAGAGGTTCACCGTTCAGTGAGCACCGCAGAAAACAGCGCGTCAGAAGTACGTGATGTCATCATCGTCGGCTCCGGCCCCGCAGGTTACACGGCCGCCGTGTACACGGCCCGCGCCAACCTGAAGCCGCTGCTGCTGGCTGGCTCCGTTACCGCGGGCGGTGAGCTCATGAACACCACGGATGTCGAGAACTACCCGGGCTTCCCGGAGGGCATCATGGGTCCGGACCTGATGGAGAACTTCGAAAAGCAGGCTGCCCGCTTCGGCACCGAGATCCAGTTCGAGGACGTCACAGCCTTGGATCTCGACGGCGACATCAAGACGGTCACGATCGCAACGGGGGAGACCTTCCGCGCCCGCGCCATCATTCTTTCCACCGGCTCGGCGTATCGTGAACTCGGCCTGGCCAACGAAAAGCGGCTCTCGGGCCACGGTGTCAGCTGGTGTGCAACCTGCGACGGTTTCTTCTTCAAGGACCAGGACATCGCAGTGATCGGCGGCGGCGACTCTGCCATGGAGGAAGCACTCTTCCTCACCAAGTTCGCCAAGTCCGTGACCGTGGTGCACCGCCGCGACACGCTGAAGGCGTCCAAAATCATGGGTGACCGCGCGCAGGCCCACGAGAAGATCAGCTTCGTGTGGAACACCGCCGTCGAGGACGTCCTCGGCGGAGACAAAGTCACCGGCCTGAAGCTGAAGAACCTGGTCGACGGCACCGAGTCCGAGCTCGCCGTGACCGGCGTCTTCGTGGCGATAGGCAACGATCCGCGCACAGAGCTCATCAAGGACAGCCTCGAGATCACGGACGCCGGAACCATCGCCGTCGAGGGCCGCAGCTCCCGCACCAGCATCAAGGGAGTCTTCGCCGCCGGCGACGTCGTGGACCCGACCTACCGCCAGGCGATCACTGCATCAGGCTCCGGCTGTGTTGCAGCGATCGACGTCGAGCACTACCTCGCAGACCTTCACGCCTGACCGGCGCTGAAAAATCATTCGAAGAGAGAGACAAGGGTTATGAGCAACGCAAAAGACGTAACTGACGCGAGCTTCAGCACTGATGTACTCGCCGCTGACAAGCCGGTAATCGTTGACTTCTGGGCCGAATGGTGCGGTCCGTGCCGGAAACTGGGTCCCATCCTGGATGAGATCTCGGTGGAGTACGGCGAGAAGGTCAATGTCGTCAAGGTGAACGTCGATGACAACCCGGCCATCGCCGCGGAGTACGGCATCACCTCCATTCCCGCCGTGTACCTGTTCCAGGGCGGCGAAGTGAAGAGCACAGTCATCGGTGCCAAGCCGAAGCAGTTCTTCGAGAAGGAATTCGCGGACGTTCTGTCCTAAGCCACATCAGGCCTTGACGGGAAACCTGACAGGCAACGCCGGCGATGCGTACAACGGTGGCCATCACTCTCAGGGGAGTGGTGGCCACCTTTTTGTTCCTCTGCTGGGTCTCGTGCACGATGACACCTGCAGCTCAGCGACGGCGTCATCACCAGCAGGGGAGGCCGAAGGCCCCAGCCAGTCCAGCCTTACAGCCGTCCGGTCCAGCGTAGGCCGATACGCTCGTGCCGCAGACTTCAATCCCGAGTCCAATCCGGGGGCCCAGTGCAGGCATGCTCACAAGTGGAGCCAAACTTCGAGGCAGTTGGGCTAAACGAACCTCTTTCGATTTCTTTCTCGCTGTATTTTCACCCAGAATCCATCCGACGACACCGAAGCGTGGTGCGAGCAACCTTTGACCCGCAGACACCCTCCAGAACCGCCGCATCTTGGCTGATGACCTTTTCAGATCGGGTGCATTCGATGTCCTTCGGAGCTAGCCGAAACCAGTTCCTCCGAGGCGCCCGCCCAGTGGCAATGTTTCACGTGAAACTAGCGGGCTGAGCGACTGGATCTGGGATCTGGGCCACGACGTGCCCCATTCGCGTACAGGGCCGCCGGCGTGGGCCGCCATTGTGGGGTTTGCCAGAAAAAAACGACCCATCTCAGTAACAGTCCACGTTCATGCCGGCACTACGCGCACCCCGCGCACGTTTCGCAAAGCATTGGGAACGACTGTCTCCGCAACAGCGCGTCCGCAAGGGACTTCTGGTGATGCCCACCAGTCATTACCGGCAGCGCCATGAACGACACGAACTACCCCTGAAGGCGCCCCGCAATGTACTGACAAATCGAACTCCGGGCCTTCACTTAGGCGCGGTCCCCTTCTTGGCGCAGCCGCTCGGACCGCGGCGCATGGTGCCGGCTACAGCACCGGCGGATATAACAGCGTCTCCTGGGAACCCGAAAGCCCTCGGCGAACGCCTTGCTGGGAGCCCTTTGAGGCAGGTGTGTTTCACGTGAAACACACCGCACCGACCGTAGCAGTCCTGAGCAGTCCCCTACCCGACTATCCATCCAGTTGCCCGCCATAAACAGACAGCACCGGCCCGCGGCTGGACACATCAGGGCGTACCCTGAGCCCTCAGCGCACCCCTCTATCCGCAGCGTTTGGGGCGTCCCCGCCTGACTCCGACCCAGTCTTGCGCGGGGGCTATAGAACGCCCGCCTCCGGCGGGCGGGCGGTTCAGATTGTCACAGATCTCCAATAGCCACCAGATGCCCCATGTTCCGATCGCGTGATTTCCGAAATCCGGCATGGGAAGCGAATGAGTGGCGAATGCGACAAATCCGCTGCGTGGACGGATATTCAACGCAAATCGCTAGTCAAAGCAAGCACCCGATCCGCCTGCACACTCACCTACCCAGAAACTGAAGAAGGCTCACCAAGAACTGGAGGATTCTTCAGGAGATTCTTCGTGGGTGCAGAGGGTGCCTCCCTTCGGCCAGCCTGCGGCGACACTAATCGATTCACCTGCACCCGGGCCACGCACTCAATGCACCATGGGCACGTAGCGGAACATACGCCCGCGTCAGAGAGCATCAAGGAAGAACAGAGCCATCTGCCGAACTCAATCGCGGCCAGGAAGTAGGTAGGCGTGTGCGCTTGGGCGGACTAACGAATATAGCGCCGGAGGAGACCAGCTTTCGCTCGAACCACTCCAATTGCTTGGAGACTGTCATCGGAGCCTGACATGCCGCCCGCCAGGACAGCATAGACAATGAAGGGGTTGTGTTCCGCGAAGATGCCGTGTGCTTCTGTACGCAACGTGGTCAAGTAGTCACCTCTGGGGCGGCCAACCGCGCTATCCTGCAGGGTCGGCCCTGTGCAGCACCGGCAGTGTTTAGCCGAGACGCAAGTTCTCATTTCAGGTGAAACACGAACAATCTTGGCGGGTCGCATGCCACCACTATCCCGTAAGGGTGTTTCACGTGAAACAGTGCGTGGCAGTGCCAGTCGGGCTTCGGCATGCCTACGGGCGAGTAGCCATACTCGCGAAAACGTTCCACAACAGTGCTCGGGGCATCCTCGTCATCGATCCGCTCCTCAAACTCAGTCCTGGCCCCGCCAAGTCGGGGCAAGCGTACGTGCAGGCCTTCATTCACATTCCACGGGGCTCCAATCTGCAGGCTGCCACCTGCCACATTCACCGAACGGGCACCTCACCGAGGACGGAGACCAATGCATGCAGCGAAGCTGCATGCATTGCAGCGGCCAGCTACTTCGAAGAACTGCCCGTAGCGCGGAGAACCACAGGGCTAGGCTCGTACTCAACGTTTCACGTGAAACTAGCGGAAGAAATGGGCGCACCGCAACAAGACGATCCGCACGCCAAGCACCACCATGGCTCGGAGCCCTCGCTTTCACGGTCATGCTCGTCCCGGCACTGAGCGTTTACCTGGCTGGTCCGAAAAACGCAGGCGAAGACGTCACGGATGGGGAAGGACCACGAAGTGCTGAGTACGGCTTCGCCGTACGGTCACAAGCACTCTTGACCGGCGAACGGTGCATAGCGCTGCACGGCCCCCAACTCGCGACCGCTTCGAGTCGACCGCTGTGCCCGTCCACTCAAGAGGTCCTATACCGCGTCCTGCCAGGCCCGCTCGGGCCTCCACGTCATCACACGTCAAACCTGCTCACGTCTTCATAGTCACCGGCCCCGACGGCTGTTGAAGGACGACCGATACCGACAGAGCCGTCGGTGACCCCGCACGGTGGCATCCGAAGCAACCAGCTCATCCGGCGATGGTCCGTACTCAGCCTCGAAGGCGAAATGAGAAGGGCCGGCATCTCTCAACGTCCGGCAGGTGGACGCGACGCCGCATGCATCCGAAGGGTGGCAAACCTGGGCGACTCCAGTCTGAGGCCACAGCATCCTCACCCCGGCACAGGGCAGCAGAAACAATCGCTGGACCACGGCACCAACGTCGCGGTTGGTGACCGACACTAATGTACAGGCACCGACTCCAGCATGGAAGCGGACGATGGTCGCCCCAGGGCCTGCATCGTGGTTAGGGGCTTTCACCCCCGGCCTCCAGGAAACGACCAAGCTCCGGGCCGTGGGCCCTGAGCACGTGGAACCGAGGGGCTTCGGCTACCGCCCGTATGTAAGGGCACTACTCCATGGTGCGCTCTCCACGCCGGCCCGCTGGCCCGATCGCCGAATTCCATACCCTGCCCCGGAGGCCAACGCGCCAGTTGGAGCCCCTACGGCAAAGTTCATGCAACCGTGCACTGGAATACCAGCGGCCTATCGAGCTTTGATCAGATCAAGGGCGCGCCACGACCTGCTTGCGGGAGAGGTGGTTCAGCGTGCGCCGCACGCACTGTCCACCCGGCGTCGGGGCTAGATGGTGAATCCGGAGTCGTGCCTTCTCGGGCGACCAGGCACCATGAGGGATGGCTCGGGATCGGACATCTCCGTTGTGGCTTCTCCCAAAACCGGTCCGAGGGCCCCTGCGGAACCCACGGAATGGCAGACCTGAAGCGAATCAAGGGGCCTTCATGTGCCGATGTATTGAGACTCACAATGACATTATTCACAGACTTATCCACAACGGAATCCACAGCCTTATCCACAGCCCGCTGCGCTGTGCTGTGGATTACGAGGGGGCGTCTATGAGGAAATTCACAGCGTGACTTGTCCCGGGCGCGCGCTCCGCGGAGTTGCGCCGTACGATTCCATATGGTCGTCCGGACGACGATCCACTGAAACTGTGCGTCAGGAAAGGGGATAGGAAACCTATTGGGCTCGTTGAATGACTGCAAGAGCCGCCCTAAGTGCTGGAGCGCACCGGCGCGCTGGTACTGATGCGCCGTTTCACGTGAAACATCCGCAGCAGGAACCTACGAGAGCGGGCATCACCCACGCCCGACCGGACCCACTGACCTGGTCAACTCGGCCGCGGACTGCGTCATATCCCCAGC from Arthrobacter globiformis harbors:
- the trxB gene encoding thioredoxin-disulfide reductase; protein product: MSTAENSASEVRDVIIVGSGPAGYTAAVYTARANLKPLLLAGSVTAGGELMNTTDVENYPGFPEGIMGPDLMENFEKQAARFGTEIQFEDVTALDLDGDIKTVTIATGETFRARAIILSTGSAYRELGLANEKRLSGHGVSWCATCDGFFFKDQDIAVIGGGDSAMEEALFLTKFAKSVTVVHRRDTLKASKIMGDRAQAHEKISFVWNTAVEDVLGGDKVTGLKLKNLVDGTESELAVTGVFVAIGNDPRTELIKDSLEITDAGTIAVEGRSSRTSIKGVFAAGDVVDPTYRQAITASGSGCVAAIDVEHYLADLHA
- the trxA gene encoding thioredoxin, with product MSNAKDVTDASFSTDVLAADKPVIVDFWAEWCGPCRKLGPILDEISVEYGEKVNVVKVNVDDNPAIAAEYGITSIPAVYLFQGGEVKSTVIGAKPKQFFEKEFADVLS